DNA sequence from the Oncorhynchus nerka isolate Pitt River linkage group LG9b, Oner_Uvic_2.0, whole genome shotgun sequence genome:
TGCAAAGAGGGTAAGTGGGACAAACACAACCTCAAATTAATGTCACTTTTCCAACACCATTGAATGTCAAAATAAATGTATAATAACCTACATCTGACTCAGTCAAAACCTTAACTCTAACTAACGCCTCTGCTGATCTGAACCATATGTTGGTGTCAAACGTACATGCCTGGTGGCTCCCGACTGGTGCAGCActgctaaggcactgcatcgtagcactcactacagatccgggttcaatcgggagacccatgaggcggcgcacaattggcccagcgctaccgggttaggggagggttttgctggctgggatgtccttgtcccattgcgctctagcgactccttgtggctgccgggcgcatgcacgctgacttcagTTGCCAGcggtacggtgtttcctccaaaacACCGTACAGGTGCGGCtgccttccgggttaagcgattagtgtgtcaagaagcagtgcagcttggcggagtcgtgtttcggaggacacatggctcttgaccttcgcctcttcggtgtccgtacgggagttgctgcgatgggacaagaatgtaactaccaattggatatccatgaaattggggagaaaagggagttTAAAAAAGTACCccaaaaactatatatatatatataatttacatGTCTGGGTGTAAAGTTTCTGTATTAAACATGTGTCATGGTTATGTGTATTCTGGCAGGAATGGGGTTCAGGGACCGCACCAGTACGTTCTGTGGCACGCCAGAGTTCCTGGCCCCCGAGGTTCTGACGGAGACGTCGTACACGCGTGCTGTGGACTGGTGGGGTCTGGGGGTCCTCATCTTTGAGATGCTGGTTGGAGAGGTAAGTGGGTCTCACCTTCACACCTGTCACATGGATACCTACTCAGTGTTATGTGAATGAATGATTAAATGATGATTAAATGATTATGACTGGTCAATACTTTGTCATGGATACCTACTCAGTGTTATGACTGGTCAATACTTTGTCAGCTCTGAGAACAGAACATTTTAGAATCTTGGCATTGAATTGACaagattatttaaaaaatgtttttgcctTTATCACAATTGTCATGACCTTTCTAACATTATATACATAACTGGTCTGGTCAGTACATTCcatgtaaaaaaataatatatatattatatgtcaTTGACTGTATATGgggaaaaaaactttttttcctgCCCTAGTCTCCATTCCCTGGAGATGATGAAGAGGAGGTGTTTGACAGCATCGTCAACGATGAAGTCCGCTACCCAAGGTTCCTCTCAACGGAGGCTATCTCCGTCATGAGAAGGGTGGGTTCCGGATCCCTTCAAATTGATCCTAATGAAACACAACACCTCAAACTACTGCTATCAGAAATCTGGAAAGTGTGAAATGAGAAGAAACAAAAGACCGTTGCGTCATTGAATTACAGCTTCAATGTTTATTCTACTTTCTAATGCTCTTTTTTGTTTGTAGCTTTTGAGGAGGAGTCCAGAAAGACGTCTGGGGGCAGGAGAGCGAGACGCAGAGGAAGTCAAAAAACATCTGTTCTTCAGAGTAAGTAAAGAATGTTCTACCTTCTCATATTTAATGTCTTTCAACATTGTAAACACAGCCACAATTTTAGGCAATGTGGATACCACAAAATGACATATGAAGTTTCCTGTTCATGAGACTTGCCTAATCTTGGTTATTGTCGCAAACAGTTTTTCTCATGAGGTAGATGATACAGTACAAGTCTATCCTGAGAGTTGACATAAATTCACTATTTCCTCAcccattttctctctccccccccagaATATGGATTGGAACGGACTACTGGCCAAGAAGGTTAAGCCTCCATTTGTCCCGACCATCCAGGACTCCAACGACGTCAGCAACTTCGATGACGAATTTACCTCAGAAGCGCCCATCCTGACCCCACCCAGAGAACCTAGGGCGCTCAGCGGGGACGAGCAGGACATGTTCTCTGACTTTGACTACATCGCAGACTGGTGTtagcccccccctcccctcttctccctcctccaaaTGTGttgaacaaacacacactgtgaaCCAACCAACACAGCGCTGACTGACTGTAGCTCACCATTTTTAAAACACCTCTTTTCCAAACCAACGTCGCAAGACGGGAACAAACGGCGCACTGCCAATTAAAGACCCCCCCCGCTCCCACAACTGAACCCCCGAGGTTATtctttaacagagagagaacaacattTTTCTTCTCTTTAGAAACTTCAAGGGGAAAAAGAGGAGTGAGGCCTCCAGCGCATGTCATGTCTATTGTCTGACCACTGAGAATGTTGTCAAGTGAACTCTGTCAAAGGAAAGGCCGGCAATATAGCCGTGATATCGAATAACATGATTGTTACGTTTTTTTGGATCATGTACAGAATAGTATTCCTCTGTATTTTTAACAAGTCCTTTCGCAAGCCCACTGCCATAACTAAATGACATATCTCTCTGTAAGGGTTAACACGTGTGCCATGTTGTATATCGGAATTATGAGCGCTTTGAGCATTTTATCACTGAACCGTCACTTAAGGTTAAAGACAACAAACATCTTGACTACTACTGCCTCGTCACTTGAAACCCAAGGAAGGTCTCCTTTTTAGTTTATCCTGGTCTTTCTCTCCCCCAGCTgtttaaaaaaagatatatatatatttaaagatgCCTTCAAATCTTCCTGTTTTTCTACCCAAGCTTAGAGTTATGTCTAAGAATAGAGCCCAGGAAACGTTTCTTTTTAAACGAATGATCATGACACAAAAGCAGTGCGTCCAGTGTTAGTCCTCGTGGTATTACAGAAACTCTGTCCCTCGTGTACTGTGCCCATGCCAGTTTTACATGAGCGTTAACTGTACCGTTTTTAAGGGtttctttatgtagtgctgtatGGTTGTTGAAATACACTATCATTATTGCAGTGGAACCGTTCTAGACTACACAGCATACCACAAATCAAAGGAGACGGCACCGTTTTAAACGTGATCATTTGtaaggagcacacacacactacggagACCTATCCTGACATGGCTCCTTCTGGTGGATTCCTAGCACCAAAAAAGCAGTGGCCATATGTATCAAGCGTCTCGGAGTAAAGTGccgatttaggatcagttttgcctttagGATTCCAAATCACTTTATATGGGACCTGATCCagaatcagcactcctactctgagacccttGATATGTACAGCCCCCTAGATCTAATTCTTGAGGGGTAACAATGCGTTCAGCTAGCAATGTTGTACTCTTGAGGGCAGAATCGATTCCGCTAGCATTTCTTAGAGTTTGTCAGTTCCATTCCAATCGAAGCCCAGAGTGAATTTAGTATTTCTGTTGACTTTCCATTCACTCCCCGAATTGACCGagttgaaatggaattgatcccAACCTCGATACTGCAATCATTCTCTTAACTGAAGGAGATACAAGAGCAAGGAGACCTCGCAGCCTGCAATGATTGGACATGGTCAAATGGTGGATCTGAAGTGACTGATACAGTACAGCTGATTACCAAAACAATCCCTCCAGTCCTGACAGTGGGACTATGGAAAACCGTGATGGGTGAAGTTGCCTCTTGGTGAAAGTTAGGATTGGGTAAAGGGGACCTAATCCTAGGGGAAACTTTACTCTGGAGTGTAAACTAAGCTCAGAGCCAGTTTGTGCAGACAATATGTAAATGAATCACTACAAGGGAGGGCAgggtatattttatatatatatgtgtacacaCAATTAAGCTGAACGTACTAATTTTATCAAGATATTTTTTAATTATCTATGTTTAGCGTAATTATGAAAAAAGATTGtacagttttttgggggggggggctgtttgAGCATGTTACAGACATACAAACCTTTTTTTAATGGTACACCACATTGAAGTTACAAGACTGTTGAACCTGGTGTATAGAAGCATTTTGCAGTCGTCGTTTGTCGCCATATCATGAATGCACAAATTAAACGCCGTTAGAGTGGTGCTACTTCCTTTGCATGTCGTATTCCATTGGTGTCAGCACATCACTCACACAACTCTGCTGTCTTCGCTTTAAGAATCTCCTGTAGAAACTGGCCGTCACCATACTATGGCAATCCACTGTCCATCCATGTCCCAGAGAGTATATATATCTtactgaactcagaccatataggACTCATCTGTGCCATTTTATAGCGTATGTGACAGCATAAGGCAGCGCCTTTCAGGCTACAGCCCATAACCATAAGAGCTCCCACGCAGTTGACAATGTTaaaatggcgctgcccatgcttaaacagccttttggccactagaggcctctaccattctctatagcctcttttatacctggttctaacatgcaTCCTTTGTCTTGTCctccattctgattgtgcccacattttcagATGGGGTGTAGATGATTAAAAGACACATTTTGATCAGATTGTGATGTTCCTTGCCACCCCCAGAGGTAGTCAGGCATGCATTGTGCCTTGATATCTTACAAGTGTAGATGGTGAAAACATTTAAATAATTATTCAGTCttctaaaaacattgacaggaCCATCGACTTATGGCATCAATAtccctttaaaaatatataattttgaaAGAATAGCTGTTAAATCATTTGCATACAGGGATGAACCAGGAACTTGTCAGAGGACGAATATGAGACACATTTTAATAGGCTTCAACCATGTGAAAATATGGGCACAAtgagaatgtggacaagatcaggacaaaggataCATATTAGCGCCAGGTATAAATGAGGCTTACAACTCAGCCCAAGCTGGGTCTGGCTTTTGAGAAATAGCAtggaattatactgaacaaaaatataaatgcaatatcCAAAGATATTACTGAGTTGCaattcataaggaaatcagtcaattgaaataaataaattaggccctaatctatggatttcacatgactgggcaggggtgcaggcttgggtgggcctgggagagcataggggagccaggcccagccaatcagaatttttgttttttcccaacaaaggggctttattagacagaaatactcctcagcacccttTTATTGccaccagcacaaggtgcacctgtgtaatgatcatgctgtttaatcagcttcttgatatgccacccctgttaggtggatggattatcttggcaaaatgagaaatgctcactaacagggatataaacatttgtgcacaaaatttgagagaaataatggaacatgttttatttcagctcatgggaccaacactttacatgttgcatttatatttttgttcagtgcatgATCCTTTGAAGTCAAGGTAAGTGGATAACTAAAATGGGATCTGTCTTAAGTATCTCTGGCAGAAAAGTAGTTGGCACTAATTTACCTTCATTAATCCAGGAGAAGCATTGAAAGCAAGTTCCCCTTATTAAGCTACAGTGTAACCTTCAGTCATGTTCAACTTTGCAAATACGTGATGTAATGAAAGCCAGATGACCTTTGACTCCCTTAAAATATGTTATTTTTTTAAGATGCAATGGTGTGTTGAACGCTTGCTTTATTTGCTATGCTAGGCCCACAACTGTACACCAGGCAGTGGGAACGAGACTAGCTGAAACTATATGAACTTGGGCTGTCCTCGAAGTCCAGAGAGGTACTGATCAATGTACTCAATGTACTGGAACTTCAGCTTAGTAATACAGAAAAGTTTCTTAACACTCCAAATGGTACATAAGCAATATTAGAGTCAACACACAGAAAAAATCTCATTCTGTAAACAAAGTTGAATGTTAATCAATGCATGAGGTTTTCAACACACTTTTCAGAAAAGCATTTGATTTACTTAATACAAAGCAAACAAGCTAACAAAATAGAACCTGCATTTCCTACAAaagaaaatgtatatagtatgaaACCAGACTAATATTGCAAGCACCAATTACATTTTCCCACTTggacatatatacagtatatatacactcaAATGAAATACTGTAAGTACAGTTTGCAATCtcatttttttttaagtattggAATGTGTGTCCTGTACTTGTCTGTATTCCTGCAAAAAGTGCCTTCACAATGGCCTGAAGTCTTAcgtttattatatttattttatctttgacctttattttactaggcaagtcagttaagaacaaattcttattttcaatgacagcctaggaacagtgggttaactgcctgttcaggggcagaacgacagatttgtaccttgtcagctcgggggtttgaacttgcaaccttccggttactagtccaacgctctaccctgccgccccagggtaggGTTAATTAACAAGGGGGAAAAAATTGCTAATAGATTAAAAACTAGAAAAATAACCTTTAAAGTGTCATCGGGGCGAGTGGGTCTTCACAGCTGGGGCAGTTTGTCCACAGGGGTGTCGAATTTGAAGTCCGGGGGGAAGAGGTCAGCAGCACGGGGGTAGATGAGTCGGTACGACTGTCTGATTGTGACGTCTGCCACACCGGCAATGTCTCCGATCTCTGTCCAAAAAGGAAGAGGATTTGCAGAAATGACTACTGGTGCTTTAAGTCTTCAGACCATTGGTGATAATTGTGTTCTCAGAAATATGAGTTCCTGAACATTCAGAAACAGTTTGCGTGAGCTCTCAAGTCAGAAATACACGTGTGGACCACAAACGGCACACTGTTGTGCTGTTGTTCGTGCCTGAAATGTACTGAACCGTGTTTTAAAGTTTATAGACAAACACAAATAGTTCAGATTCAGCCCATCAAGAAGACCTTAAAAAgacaaccaccaccactatctcCACAACCTCACCTTTCTGGGTCTTCTTCTCAGCGGAGGCCTGGGAGGCCATGTAGATGGCGGCGGCGGCCACAGAGATGGGGCTTCTGCCGGGCACCAGGTCCTGCTCCACGGCCTTCCGGGCGATGTAGGTGGCCGCCATCTGCACCTGCTTCGGCAGGCCCAGGTTGGAGCAGAAGCGGGACATGAAGTCTCCGGTGGTGATGAGGTCCACGCTGGTCTCCAGGGCCTTGAGGATCAGCTTGAAGCAGCGGCCGATCTCCTTCTTGGAGATGCGGGACACGGCGCAGATCTCTGCGGGACATGGATGACAACAAGGGAGTCATTAGTGAAACCTTCAGGGACGTTTTAATAAGACATGCAAGAGAGAACATTTGAAAACTAAAATAAAAATCCCTGTTTCAGTCAGTTTtcctctgtttggtgcctaatgaacacaattCCAGGTCAATTTCATAACCGTGAAGTCTTGATTTAAGATTTGTAGCAACGGAAACAACCAGCACAAGCACTCACTCTAAGACGTTGCTTGGAACATGCTAATATGATCTTAAAACCATAGATGATATAGATGATTCGATATGTAATTCCATGCTCTAAACATCCTCTTTAGAGGATCTCACCTTTAAACGTCCGAGGCACGCCCTCTTGTCTGCAGGCGATGTAAAGGCAGGCTGATGCGATGGCGTCGTTGGCCCGCCCCTTCAGGCTCTTCTGTTCGTACACTTGCTTAAATAAGTTATTTGTTCGGTCCTGTGGGTCAAAGACAACATTTACCCTCAGTTTGCTGTGAACAATCATATAGTTTAGTTCAGAGAAAACCTGCTAAAGAACTTGAGTTTTGGAAAGTTAGCTACTAGGTTCCACAAAAGCTAAACAAATGAAAGTAGAAGAGAGAACGGGACTCACTATGATATTCCTTGGTAGGTTGATCCGGTCGGCCATGGTGGTAATCTCTTTGAAGGCGTTAAGCATGGCACGGTCTGAACTGCTCATGGTCCGCCGGTTCTGGTACTTGGAGTTGCCGAACTCGTCAAAACTAGCCGCGCCTGTTCCCTATGGTGACAACAGAATTGTTGGAACCATTAGTGATATAGACTTACTACCTGGTAAATCTTACGTTAATTAAGTATCTTATGGaaacttatggaacctgatgaaGGCCATATCAcacaaaaaaagcagacattttattttcatttaatttctttGTCTGGCGCCACTAAGACCACAAACATAAAAATTGTTTTAAGCATCTTTCTCTTTAAGTGGTGACTATAGCTAGGTGGCAGGGCCTCTGTGCCAGTTGTGACGCCAAGTAAGATGGCCAATGTGTGTACTTACCTTGCTGATCATGGTGGTCAAGTCTCCCCCGTTGAGGAGTGGGTTCTGGGCGTCGCCCACTCTAGACGGGTCTTTGGTGGCTTTCTCATTGGTGAAGGTCCTCCACTCTGAGCCGACGTCAATCACCCTGTCACCTGGGAAACCACACACAttactgggctcccgagtggcgcagcggtctaagtgctagaggcgtcactacagaccctggttcgattccaagcggtatcacaaccggccgtgattgggagtcccatagggcggcgcacaattggcccagcgtcgtccttgttagggtttggccggggttatgccgtcattgtaaataagaatttgttcttaaccgacttgcctagttaaatgaaaatCTACATGGGGCTAAGCTCAAATACGTTTAAACCACTTCCTTTCCACATTTACCTTACTTTATCTCCTTGAGCACTTACATGAATATATAAAGGAGGTAAAAGCGATAAACACCAAGCACCCACTGTATTGATTTCACCATCATAGCATAAtagcgtgatgtattgttgtctctactttcctgccctttgtgctgttgtctgtgcaaaataatgtttgtaccatgtgttgtgctgctaccatgttgtgttttcatgtgctgctgccatgctatgttgttgtctttaggtctctctttgtgttgtggtgtctctcttgtcgtgatgtgcgTTTTGtactatatttttattttatttttatttattttatctaccCCCGTCCCTCCGCAGGACGCCTTTTTCCTTCTGGTAGGccgtttgttcttaactgacttgacttgTTAAATAAAATAACTTGGTGGAAGCATTATTTTAATTATTTAAGTCCTTCCTTTTGTGACAAAAAGAGAAGAGGATATTGAATATTAGGAAGGGAAGCGGTATTCAGTGACACTGGGACCAGGACCAACACTTAAtaaatgtaaataagaatagtaactacagttgaaatcggaagtttacatacacttaggttggagtcattaaaactcatttttcaaccactccacaaatttcttgtaaacaaactatagttttggcaagacggttaggacatctactttctgcatgacaaaAGTAATTTGTCCAAAAagtaatttgtccaacaattttttagacagataatttcacttataattcagagTGTAGATTAGGATATGTttttatttgatcaattttagaatatgtctgaaacgtaacaaaatgtggcaaacgggaaggggtctgaatactttcccgaatgcaccaTCTGTTCgggattttttttaaagcaaaacATCACTGAATTCAAGCGATCTGTTTACAGTCCTATTTCCAATTGTTTTTGTCTTTCAGAAACGGTCAGAAAGGATACAACAAATGTCACTTCAAAAGGAAACATTCTGCCGACACCTCCAAAGACATTTGATCATGTTTGCCATTGCTATTTCCTTTAGACACTACGTCGTCCTAATACCAAAGTATACAGCAAATAAGGGCGTTGTCACCATTGTCACCATAACAGGTAAATGATGGGCGATTTTCAGGCAGTGTTTTacgtcactttaatcatgtttactgTTTGACCCACTTcaaatgtacatactgtattctcgTCAATGATCATCCTATATAATTACTGCTGTACACAACTTTTccattcatatactgtccataatatctatacacacaccataatatacatacagttgaagtcggaagtttacatacacttaggttggagtcattaaaacttgtatttcagccactccacaaatttctttttaacaaactatagttttggcaagtcggtaaggacatctactttgtgcatgacacaagtcatttttccagaaattgttta
Encoded proteins:
- the LOC115114175 gene encoding transcription initiation factor IIB isoform X1, with amino-acid sequence MASTSRGDGLALPKVQCPNHPDAMLVEDYRAGDMICPECGLVVGDRVIDVGSEWRTFTNEKATKDPSRVGDAQNPLLNGGDLTTMISKGTGAASFDEFGNSKYQNRRTMSSSDRAMLNAFKEITTMADRINLPRNIIDRTNNLFKQVYEQKSLKGRANDAIASACLYIACRQEGVPRTFKEICAVSRISKKEIGRCFKLILKALETSVDLITTGDFMSRFCSNLGLPKQVQMAATYIARKAVEQDLVPGRSPISVAAAAIYMASQASAEKKTQKEIGDIAGVADVTIRQSYRLIYPRAADLFPPDFKFDTPVDKLPQL
- the LOC115114175 gene encoding transcription initiation factor IIB isoform X2, which produces MLVEDYRAGDMICPECGLVVGDRVIDVGSEWRTFTNEKATKDPSRVGDAQNPLLNGGDLTTMISKGTGAASFDEFGNSKYQNRRTMSSSDRAMLNAFKEITTMADRINLPRNIIDRTNNLFKQVYEQKSLKGRANDAIASACLYIACRQEGVPRTFKEICAVSRISKKEIGRCFKLILKALETSVDLITTGDFMSRFCSNLGLPKQVQMAATYIARKAVEQDLVPGRSPISVAAAAIYMASQASAEKKTQKEIGDIAGVADVTIRQSYRLIYPRAADLFPPDFKFDTPVDKLPQL